One genomic window of Ammospiza nelsoni isolate bAmmNel1 chromosome 4, bAmmNel1.pri, whole genome shotgun sequence includes the following:
- the SMIM31 gene encoding small integral membrane protein 31, translated as MELPFTNLEVAFILLAFVIFTLFTLASIYSDPHDNKEEEEVDEKGQNTKKKKKKRKERNSN; from the exons ATGGAGCTGCCTTTCACAAACCTTGAAGTAGCTTTCATCTTGCTGGCTTTTGTCATTTTCACCCTGTTTACCCTGGCTTCTATCTACAGTGACCCCCATGACAACAAAGAAG AGGAAGAGGTGGATGAAAA AGGACagaataccaaaaaaaaaaaaaaaaaaagaaaagaaagaaattcaaaCTAG